The Mariluticola halotolerans nucleotide sequence CTGTCAGCGAAATGCTCAACCGGCTTTGGCAGGGGCCGTCAGGGGCCAGGGTCACGGATGTGGCCCCGGAGCCATACGAGGATGAAGTGCTGCAGGGCTTTGAGGTGCGCGACGACGGGTAGAAAAGCGTATCCTCGCGAGTCCGCGCGCTTTTGATCTTAGGCTTCCTCATACGCCCCTTCTCCCTCGGGTCAAACCCGAGGGAGAAGGGGAGAGGTCATCTTGCTGCGTGCGTGACGATGGCTAGGGCCGCTGTACGCCGTTCGTGGTCGTATAAAGGATATGAATACTGTCGGTTGCGGCGATGAACAGCTGATGGCGCTTGGGGCCACCAAAGGTCAGGTTGGCGACGGGTTTCGGGGTGCGGATCTTGCCGATCAGGACACCGGAGGCGGTGTAGACCTGAACGCCGTCCCCTGAGGAAGTCCAGACATGGCCTTCGACATCACAACGCAGGCCATCGGGCAGGCCGGGACTGACCTCGGCAAAGACCTCGCCGCCCGAGAGGTTGTTGTTTTTGTTGACCCTGAATGCGCGGATATGATGGGGGCGGTCCGGGCCGTGGCTAAAGCCGCTGTCAGCGATGTAGAGTATCGTTTCATCAGGTGAAAAAGCCAGCCCGTTCGGGCGGTCAAAATCAGAAACGACAACCTTGAGTTTGCCGCTTGCGGGATCGAGGCAATAAACGTAGCAGCCATCCTGTTCCTGCTTTGCCTTGTACCCCTCGTAATCGCTTTCAATGCCATAGGCGGGGTCGGTGAACCAGATCGAGCCATCGGACTTGACCACGGCATCATTGGGCGAATTGAGCTTTTTGCCCTGATAGCTGTCGGCGAGGACGGTAATCCGGCCATCAAGCTCGGTGCGTTCCACCCGGCGATGGCCGTGGGAACAGGAGATCAGCCGTCCCTCGCGGTCCCTTGTATTGCCGTTGATATAGCCGGCCTGGGCGCGGAATACCGAGGTGCCGACACCCGGGATATAGCGCATCAGGCGGTCATTGGGGATGTCGCTCCACAGCAGGTAATTGCCATCGGCAAACCAGACCGGCCCCTCGGCCCAGCGGCAATCGGCGTGGATGGTGTCGAGCTGGGCACTGCCCCGGACCAGGCGGCGGAACTCGGCTTCGAAATGTTCGTATAGGGCGCTGGAGCTGGCCATGATGTCCTCCCTGAGATGATGGATCAAGCAAAGCCGATCCGGGGGGCTGGTGCAAGCGTTCAGAGCCGGATCAGGCCTGCTTCGGTGGGGGCGAAACCGCATTTTTCGTAAAAGGCGCGCAAGGGCGGTTCGAAATCGACATGCAGGTGCCGCATGCCGCGGTCGCGGGCGGTGGTGATGGCGGTTTTCACCAGCAGGCTGCCAAGGCCGCTACGGCGCAATTCGGGATGGACAATGGGATCGAGCAGAAAACCATGGGCGTCGCCATCACTTGCCACCTTGACGAAGCCGACCAGCCGGGTGCCTTCATGGGCTGTCAGATGCAACAGGCAGGCGCGCAGGGTTCTCTGGAAGCGGAGCGGTTCGGCATCGTTCTTCCATGCGGCACGCCACAAAGCTCCCAATTCCTTGTCGGAGGGGAAGCTGTCGGTGCGAATCTCGATATCTGCATTGGGCCCTGTCATGAAAGCGAGAACGTAGCGGTTTAAACGCCGCTGTCGAGGGGGCAGAATGATTTGCCCCCCGGCATCAGGGAGATGTGGATTTGGTCTATGCCTGTTTGGCAGATGTCAGGCCGGCAAGCCCTTCGATAATCGGGCAGTGCGGGCGATCATTGCCATCGCAGGCATTGGCCAGTGTGCTCAGGGTGTCGCGCATTTCGCGCATCAGGGTAATCCGGGCATCGAGTTCTGCGAGATGGTTTTGAGCCAGCGCCTTCACATCGGCGCTGGAGCGGTCCCGGTCTTCCCACAATCGCAGCAGGTCGCGGATTTCGGGAATGGAAAAGCCCAGATCGCGTGCACGGCGGACAAAGCCGAGCCGGTGAATATCTGCGTGATCATAATCCCGGTAATTGCTCTCCCGGCGCGGGGCAGGCGGAATGAGACCAATGGCTTCATAGTGCCGGATCATCTTGGCGGAAACGCCTGTGGTGCGTGCAACATCGCTTATCTGCATAAATTCGGCTCCCAAGGGGAAAACTGCTTGACCTTACCATGATGGGAAGGTGCACATCATATAGGCTTGATCAAGGAGATTGCCATGAGCGCGCATGAAATTTCGCACCCCAAAGCCAATCCGGCGGCCCCGGTTATCCGCGATCCTGTTTGCGGTATGGATGTGGATATGGCGACGGCCAAACACCGCCATGTGCATGACGGGCGCGAACTGGGCTTTTGCAGTGCCGGGTGCAAGGACAAGTTCATGGCCGACCCCGATACCTATCTGACCGCCAAAGATCCGGTGTGTGGCATGCAGGTTGACCGGCCAACGGCCAGGTGGATGCAAAAGCATGCCGGCCAGCGCTTTTATTTCTGTTCGGAAGGGTGCGCGCAAAAATTTGCCGCCGACCCTGAAGCCTATCTGGGCGATGTCAAACTGCAGCCGCCCGCGCCCGCGGGCACGCAATATACCTGCCCCATGCACCCCGAAATTGTGCGCGATGCGCCCGGCGACTGCCCGAAATGCGGCATGGCGCTGGAGCCGATGGGCGTGCCGGCAGCCGATGCCGGGCCCAATCCGGAACTTGTGGATTTCACCAAACGGCTGTGGATCAGTGCCGCGCTGTCCATCCCGCTATTGATCATTTCCATGGGGCCGATGCTCGGCCTGCCAATCCGGGACTGGCTGGGTAACCAGACCGCGAACTGGCTTGAATTCGCGTTGGCGACGCCGGTCGTTGTCTGGGCGGCCGCGCCGTTTTTCAAGCGGGCCTGGCAATCCGTGCTCAATCGCAGCCCCAATATGTGGACGCTGATCGGGCTGGGCACCGGGGCGGCCTATCTGTTCTCGGTGGTGGCGGTCCTCTTTCCGCAAATCTTTCCGCACCAGTTCCGGCACGGGGATGCGGTTGCCGTTTATTTCGAGGCGTCTGCGGTCATCATTACCCTCGTTTTTGTGGGTCAGGTGCTCGAACTCAAAGCGCGTGAACAAACCGGTTCCGCGTTGAAGGCCTTGCTCGATCTGGCGCCGAAATCGGCATTCCGCGTCTGGGAAGGCAAGGATTATGAGGTGTCACTGGACGAGGTGAAGGCGGGGGATCATTTGCGGGTGCGCCCCGGCGATTCCGTGCCGGTCGATGGCACAGTGCTTGAGGGTCAGTCGGCAGTCGATGAATCGATGATTACCGGGGAAGCCCTGCCGGTGGAAAAGCAAACCGGCGACGTGGTGACCGGTGGCACCATTAATGGCAATGGCAGTTTTATCATGGCAGCTACACGGGTGGGGGCGGAAATGCGCCTCAACCAGATTGTTGAACTGGTGGCCAAGGCGCAACGCTCACGCGCACCCATTCAGGCGATGGTCGACAAGGTGGCGGCGTGGTTTGTGCCGATTGTTGTGCTTGTGGCCGTGCTCAGTTTCGGCATCTGGGCCATCTGGGGGCCGGAGCCGCGCATGGCCTATGCCATTGTGGCGGCGGTCTCGGTGCTGATCATTGCCTGTCCCTGTGCTCTCGGGCTGGCCACACCGATGTCGGTCATGGTCTCGACCGGTCGGGGGGCGCGGGCCGGTGTGCTGATCCGCGATGCTGAAGCCATGGAAGTGCTGGCCGGGATTGATACGCTGATCGTTGACAAGACCGGTACGCTCACCGAGGGCAAGCCGAAACTGACCGATGTGCTGGCCTTCGGCGACAAGGACCAGAAAACCGTTCTGGCCACGGCGGCGGCGCTGGAACTGGGGTCGGCGCATCCCCTCGCGGCGGCGATTGCCAAGGGGGCTGCGGACTGGCAGCTTGATATCAGCAAGGCTGACGATTTTGCATCGGTCACCGGCAAGGGCGTGCGCGGCATGATCGGGGGGCAACCCGCCGGGCTTGGCAATGCGGCGATGATGAGCGAGATGGCAGCCGATGTGCCGCTTGAACTGACGCCAAAGGTCAAGGCGCTGGCGGTGGCGGGCAAGACGGCCATGTTCGTGGCCCTTGATGGCGAAGTGATCGGGGTTATCGCGGTTGTCGATCCGGTCAAGGCCACCGCCAAGCCGGCGCTCGAATGGCTCAAGCGCGAACATATCCGGGTCATCATGGCAACGGGCGATGCGCAGGCGACGGCACAATCGGTCGCCTCGCTGCTCGGTATCGGCGAGGTGCGGGCGGGCATGTCGCCCGAGGACAAGCACCAGCTGGTCGAAAAATTGCGGGCTGAAGGGCGCAAGGTGGCAATGGCCGGGGACGGCATTAATGACGGGCCGGCGCTGGCGGCGGCTGATGTCGGTATTGCCATGGGCACTGGTGCCGATGTGGCGATGGAAAGTGCGGGCATCACCCTTGTCGAGGGGGATCTGGGCGGCATTGTGCGGGCGCGCAAGCTGGCGGCGGGTACCCTTGGCAATATCAAGCAGAATCTCGTTCTGGCCTTTGGCTATAATACGATTGGTGTGCCGATTGCGGCGGGCATCCTGTTTCCGTTTTTCGGCCTGTTGCTGTCGCCGATGATTGCGGCGGCGGCGATGAGCCTGTCTTCGGTGTCTGTCATTGGCAATGCTTTGCGTCTGCGCAACCTGCGCTTGTAGGGGGCGCTTTTGCCAAGCGGATTGACGTAACATGTCAGCGGTCTTTAAAACCGTCCCCGGATGGGTTCCCCATCCGGGGACCAAGCCTTTGGGGGAATTTGATGGGACTGCAATCAGCGCTGACAATTGATGACCTGAAGCGCCGCGCGAAACGACGTGTGCCGAAGATGTTTTTCGACTACGCCGATTCAGGGGCGTTGACCGAGCAGACCTATAACGAGAACGAGACTGATTTCAGCAAAATCCGGCTGCGCCAGCGTGTGGCTGTGAACATGCAGGACCGGACGCTGGCGACCACGATGGTGGGGCAGGATGTTTCAATGCCAATGGCGCTGGCACCGACGGGCCTGACCGGCATGCAGATTGCCAATGGCGAAATGCTGGCGGCCAAAGCGGCGGAGAAAGCCGGCATTCCCTTTGCCCTTTCGACCATGAGTATCTGTTCGATCGAGGATGTGGCCAGTGTCACAACCAAACCGTTCTGGTTTCAGCTTTATGTGATGCGGGACCAGAATTTTGTCCGCAATCTGCTGGACCGGGCGCGGGCGGCAGGCTGTTCTGCACTGGTTTTGACCATGGATTTGCAACTTCTGGCCCAGCGGCACAAGGATTTGCGCAACGGGTTGTCGGCACCCCCCAAATTTACCCCCCGCCACATTTACCAGATGATGACGCGGCCGCTTTGGTGCATGCAAATGCTGGGCACGCGCCGTCATTCCTTCCGTAACATTGTGGGGCATGCCGAGGGGGTTGGCGATCTGCGGGCGCTCAGCTCGTGGACGGCGGAACAATTTGACCCCAAACTCAGCTGGGACGACATCGCCTGGATACGCGATTACTGGGGTGGCACGCTGATCATCAAGGGTGTGCTGGACAAGGAAGATGCAATTGCGGCGGCGGCAACCGGGGCAGATGCATTGATCGTTTCCAATCACGGTGGTCGCCAGCTTGATGGCGCACCGTCCGCGATCCGGGTGCTGCCCGAGATTGTTGAGGCCGTGGGTGACAAGATCGAGGTGCATATGGATGGCGGCATCCGCAATGGCCAGGACATTCTCAAGGCCCGGGCCTTGGGTGCGCGCGGCACCTTTATCGGGCGGCCGTTTCTTTACGGGCTTGGCGCGGGCGGTGAAGCCGGGGTGACCCACGCGATCGAAATCCTGCGCAAGGAACTCGATACCACCATGGCGCTTTGCGGTGAGCGGGACATTGCCAATGTCGGCCGGCACAATCTCTATTCGGTAGATTTCTAGGCCTATAGCGCGCGGAGAAGAACATTCGCCGCGCGGCCCCGCCTGGTCCATATCTCGGGAATGCCGGATTTTGTGCGGCACAAATAGTACCGCCCGGTCCGCAATGTTCGGGCTGAGGTGATAATCTGCTTTCTGCCAGTCCTCTTGCCGTAATTGGTCAAGGTCAAACAATCGTTTTCTGGCGTTCTTCTTGGTGAGGTCTTGGCATTCTTGTTTGCCTGGACAG carries:
- a CDS encoding SMP-30/gluconolactonase/LRE family protein; protein product: MMASSSALYEHFEAEFRRLVRGSAQLDTIHADCRWAEGPVWFADGNYLLWSDIPNDRLMRYIPGVGTSVFRAQAGYINGNTRDREGRLISCSHGHRRVERTELDGRITVLADSYQGKKLNSPNDAVVKSDGSIWFTDPAYGIESDYEGYKAKQEQDGCYVYCLDPASGKLKVVVSDFDRPNGLAFSPDETILYIADSGFSHGPDRPHHIRAFRVNKNNNLSGGEVFAEVSPGLPDGLRCDVEGHVWTSSGDGVQVYTASGVLIGKIRTPKPVANLTFGGPKRHQLFIAATDSIHILYTTTNGVQRP
- a CDS encoding GNAT family N-acetyltransferase, with the translated sequence MTGPNADIEIRTDSFPSDKELGALWRAAWKNDAEPLRFQRTLRACLLHLTAHEGTRLVGFVKVASDGDAHGFLLDPIVHPELRRSGLGSLLVKTAITTARDRGMRHLHVDFEPPLRAFYEKCGFAPTEAGLIRL
- the cueR gene encoding Cu(I)-responsive transcriptional regulator → MQISDVARTTGVSAKMIRHYEAIGLIPPAPRRESNYRDYDHADIHRLGFVRRARDLGFSIPEIRDLLRLWEDRDRSSADVKALAQNHLAELDARITLMREMRDTLSTLANACDGNDRPHCPIIEGLAGLTSAKQA
- a CDS encoding heavy metal translocating P-type ATPase, whose translation is MSAHEISHPKANPAAPVIRDPVCGMDVDMATAKHRHVHDGRELGFCSAGCKDKFMADPDTYLTAKDPVCGMQVDRPTARWMQKHAGQRFYFCSEGCAQKFAADPEAYLGDVKLQPPAPAGTQYTCPMHPEIVRDAPGDCPKCGMALEPMGVPAADAGPNPELVDFTKRLWISAALSIPLLIISMGPMLGLPIRDWLGNQTANWLEFALATPVVVWAAAPFFKRAWQSVLNRSPNMWTLIGLGTGAAYLFSVVAVLFPQIFPHQFRHGDAVAVYFEASAVIITLVFVGQVLELKAREQTGSALKALLDLAPKSAFRVWEGKDYEVSLDEVKAGDHLRVRPGDSVPVDGTVLEGQSAVDESMITGEALPVEKQTGDVVTGGTINGNGSFIMAATRVGAEMRLNQIVELVAKAQRSRAPIQAMVDKVAAWFVPIVVLVAVLSFGIWAIWGPEPRMAYAIVAAVSVLIIACPCALGLATPMSVMVSTGRGARAGVLIRDAEAMEVLAGIDTLIVDKTGTLTEGKPKLTDVLAFGDKDQKTVLATAAALELGSAHPLAAAIAKGAADWQLDISKADDFASVTGKGVRGMIGGQPAGLGNAAMMSEMAADVPLELTPKVKALAVAGKTAMFVALDGEVIGVIAVVDPVKATAKPALEWLKREHIRVIMATGDAQATAQSVASLLGIGEVRAGMSPEDKHQLVEKLRAEGRKVAMAGDGINDGPALAAADVGIAMGTGADVAMESAGITLVEGDLGGIVRARKLAAGTLGNIKQNLVLAFGYNTIGVPIAAGILFPFFGLLLSPMIAAAAMSLSSVSVIGNALRLRNLRL
- a CDS encoding alpha-hydroxy acid oxidase, which translates into the protein MGLQSALTIDDLKRRAKRRVPKMFFDYADSGALTEQTYNENETDFSKIRLRQRVAVNMQDRTLATTMVGQDVSMPMALAPTGLTGMQIANGEMLAAKAAEKAGIPFALSTMSICSIEDVASVTTKPFWFQLYVMRDQNFVRNLLDRARAAGCSALVLTMDLQLLAQRHKDLRNGLSAPPKFTPRHIYQMMTRPLWCMQMLGTRRHSFRNIVGHAEGVGDLRALSSWTAEQFDPKLSWDDIAWIRDYWGGTLIIKGVLDKEDAIAAAATGADALIVSNHGGRQLDGAPSAIRVLPEIVEAVGDKIEVHMDGGIRNGQDILKARALGARGTFIGRPFLYGLGAGGEAGVTHAIEILRKELDTTMALCGERDIANVGRHNLYSVDF